CCTTGAACAACTCCAGGCAGTCGCCCGACGTGCCTCGCCGCTCGCAGAACCCCCCGTAGGACCGCGCCAATGGGGTGCGCCACTCCTCGCCTGTGAGCGGGAGGGAGGCCAGCGCCAACTTCCGGTGGAGGTAGAGCGGGAAGTGGGAGCCGGCCACCCGCAGCGGCATGTTCAGCACCAGGGTGGTGAGGGCTTCGTTGAGTTCGAAGTCGCTCACCCGCACGGCCCCGTATCGGGTGGACAGGGAGAGGCGAACCCGCTCGTCCGCGGCCTCGCCCTCCTCCACCTCCTCGGCCTCCGATTCGGCCATGGGAGACTGGGCAGCCTCATGGGAATGGGGTGTCGGTGGCCTGTACAGGTCGCCCCGACCAACGCCCGTGGCGCATGCGGCCTGAAGGAAAAGGACGATGAGAAACCAGCCGCGCAGCACGAGGCGCAGCCGAGCGCCAAGCATGCGCGGGCCAGCAAGACGGGTGGACACAGGTTCGGACAGTGTACTGGGGACGATTCTGAATCGGTTCCAGAATGTCCCCAGCGGAATCACATGAGCACGACTAGCGGCCCACCACGGGGGCGTTGCCGAACTCGGCGGTGAGCTTGTCCGCGGTGACGTAGCGCGGCTCGATGTCCACCGGGACGTTCTCCAGCTTGTCCAGCACGCGCTTCACCTCGGGACGCACCACGCCCATCTTCGCCAGCAGCGCCTCGGCGCCAGCACGGTCCCCACGGGCCTGCAACTCCATGAGCTGCTTGGTCAGCGCGGTGACGGACTCGCGCACCTTGCCCGGCACCACGGAGAAGGTGCCGTCCTTGGCCACCACCACCGCCCCCGTGTCGAGGAAGTGGTTGAGTTGCAACGCAATGCCCTTGCCGTGCGCCTCGTTGATGCCGAAGCGGATGGAGCGGAACGCGGACGCCAGGAACGTCGTGTACATGGTGCGCTCGAGTTCCTTGCCGATGACGCCCTTGTCCACGAGCGACTGCAAGGCCCACAGGCCGGAGATGTCGGCCTTGGCCTCCTCGAGCGCGCTGGAAGAGGCCTGGAGCGCCTGACGCACCGTGGTCTGCTTGCCCTCCACGGTGATGTTGTGGGGACCCAGGCCGTGCATCAGCTCGTGCATGAGGATGTGGGTGAAGAAGGCGTCGAAGGAGACGTCCTTGCGGTCCTTCGGCGCGAGCGCCACCTGCGCGATGGGCAGCAGCACGCGCTGGAACTTCGCCTCCTGGATGTTCTTGAGCATCACGCGCTTGGTGCCCTTCTCCGCCGCCACGCGCTCGTCATTGGGCAGGTTGTACGCCGCCGTCTGCACGCCCCGGTTGCCATCCCCCGAGGAGAACAGGCTGTTGACGACCCGGATGGGCGCGAGCGCGCCGAGCCGCGGATTGCGCATCTTCGGATCGATGGGGAGCGCGTTCTCCAGCCCCTGCAACTCGCCACTGAACTTCGCGAGCTTCTGCGTCTCGGCGTCATCGCGCACGGCGATGAAGGCCTCGAAGGCGGCCTTGTAGTTGAACCACTCGTCCTCGTAGACCTCGTAGGGCCCGATGGTCGGCTCGATGCTCGCGTCCAACTCCATCCACGCCACTTCGCTCGGGTAGTAGTCGTTGCTCAGGAAGCTGGCGGCGCGCTGGGTGAGGAACGCGCGGAGCGTGGGCTGGGTGGTGAGCTCGGCGGCCTCGAGCAGCAG
The Cystobacter ferrugineus genome window above contains:
- a CDS encoding dipeptidyl-peptidase 3 family protein — its product is MKRTLRTLATTALLLSGVAGAAEPASAPARLPTAAELKRMTARFAPVDIQVDVSKLPESERRALAKILQAARIMDPLFMRQAWAGNATLLLSLLQDTSPLGKERLHAFLLNKGPWSRLDHHAPFVPGVPAKPLEGNFYPAGATQAEVETWVKSLPEAQQRQATGFFTTLRRGPDGNFISVPYSVEYQGELSQAAHLLLEAAELTTQPTLRAFLTQRAASFLSNDYYPSEVAWMELDASIEPTIGPYEVYEDEWFNYKAAFEAFIAVRDDAETQKLAKFSGELQGLENALPIDPKMRNPRLGALAPIRVVNSLFSSGDGNRGVQTAAYNLPNDERVAAEKGTKRVMLKNIQEAKFQRVLLPIAQVALAPKDRKDVSFDAFFTHILMHELMHGLGPHNITVEGKQTTVRQALQASSSALEEAKADISGLWALQSLVDKGVIGKELERTMYTTFLASAFRSIRFGINEAHGKGIALQLNHFLDTGAVVVAKDGTFSVVPGKVRESVTALTKQLMELQARGDRAGAEALLAKMGVVRPEVKRVLDKLENVPVDIEPRYVTADKLTAEFGNAPVVGR